The Alkalihalophilus pseudofirmus nucleotide sequence GAGATGATCTCCATGTCGCCTTCTTCAATTTGCAGTACCGCTCCCTTTTCTTCAAACCATTTCACCATGAAATCTGGGTACGTTCCTTTGAATACCGGGTCAAAGAACCAATCCATAAAATAGCCATTCACTCGCTTACATGCATCAATATCTTCTTCTTTATTGCTGTATGGCTCATTCCATTCAACATTCGGAGCGTAACCAATCTGTCCTTTTATTCCAAGTTCTCTAAAGCGAATAACTGTTTTGCCGTGTGCCACAAGCAGGTGATGCGCCACATTCATTGCTAGCTGCAAATCATTATTACCAGGAGCATGAGCACCTACGTAATTGGATAAGAATGACACACACCAAGGTTCATTAAACGTAATCCAATGCTTAATTTTCCCTTCGAATTCTTTGAACATTAACTCTGCATACTGCAAGAAAGCTTCAATCGTTTCACGGTTATCCCAGCCGCCTTGATCTTGAAGTGCTTGCGGAAGATCCCAGTGATAAAGGGTACACATCGGCTCGATACCTTTCTCAAGCAGACGGTCTACTAAGTTATGATAATAATCTAAGCCCTCTTGGTTTACTTCTCCAGTGCCTTCTGGAAAAATTCTCGGCCATGCCACTGAGAAGCGGTAGAAATCAACCCCAAGGTCGTCCATAATCTCAATGTCTTCTTCATACTTGTGATAGCTGCCGCAAGCGACATCTCCGTTATCTCCGTTTACTACTTTGCCTGGAGTTTTTGAAAATGTATCCCAAATCGATGTTCCTCTGCCGCCCTCATTTGCGGCGCCCTCTATTTGATAGGATGCTGTAGCGACTCCCCATTTCATATCTTTAGGAAATTGGATAATAGTCATGTATGATAACTCCCTCCATGTCGTTTTGAATATTCTGTCTAGTAAAAGCGCTTTCGTAGTTAGCGAAAAAAATAGATCGCTGTATTCTACTAAACGTAAACGTATTATTGGAACCTCGACTGCCTGCTAGCAGTGTGAGATCTCGTTTATATAAAATTGTTTAAGAAAGCCCTTTCGTAAAGTTATTATATACTCTCCTTTTCTAGTATGCAATACTTTTTTCGAAACCGCTTTCCTAAATTTTTTCGAACAATTAGAATAAGACGCCGCCCTTTTTCGGACAGCGCCGCTGCAACACCCCATATCTAGCTATGAGATAAAATACTTAGTGACTCACTAAAATTCTTTTATTTAGCCCCTTCAAAATATGGCTGAACAATGACAAAGCCATTTCCTTCAAACGCCATTTGAATGGACTCGCCGCTTCCTCTGCCTAAAAAGGTCCGGTAGTTCATATCGGTTTTAAATTTCGGTTCGAGATGACCTGACCAAGCGACAGTTGCACTAGGGTCTGTAAATACAGGCTTTCCAGGCTCAACGAGTAAGGTCAGCGGCTCGTAATGCGTCGTAATTGCTACTTTCCCACGCCCCTCTAAACCAATATTAAATAGCCCTCCGCTCATCATCCCTGCTACCTTCCGCATCATATGAATATCCCAGTCAACCGAAGGCTCAAATGCTAACACATCGTCTCCATTGACAGTGATTTTATCTCCAAGCAAATCTAAAATTGTAATCTTTTTTCCTTGATCTGATAAATAAAGAATGCCGTTTCCTTTCGCTTTCATCAGCTCGTTGCCTTCATTCGTGAAGGCTTTTTTAAACATCCGGTTTGCCCCGTGCTCAAGCATCCCTTCACGTTCAAAGCGAATATCCCCTTCATAGGCAATCATTGAGCCCATTTTAGACCAAATTAAATCATCAAGCTCCACTCTTAATATGCGGTCCGTCTCTAATCCGAACGTATCGTATTGCTTCTCTTTGTTCATCGTCTTTTGAATAAATTCTTGGATCGAGTATTCGCTCACTCGTGCCTCACCTCTTATTCATTATCTATCACCCTATGTCAAGATTCTACCATTATATGGTTTAGGTGGTAAAGAGATGTGAGTTGGAGTGCTGAGTGTCTTGAGACTGACGCAATTATTATTGGACTAGATACAATTGCGACTGACACCGACGCAATTGTCCTCTCAATCGGCGGAATTAATGCAGACAGACGCAATTGACCCCAGAACAGACGCAATAACCTATGCAACCCGCTCAATTATCTCCGCAACCTACGCATAAAGCGTGTGAAAAGATACAATTGCCGGCAAGGTACACCTACAAACGACCTCAAATAAATGACCTTTATTTCACCATCATCACAAAACTGATTCCTAAAATGGCCAGAACAAGCAGGTGAACACCATTCGTTCGCAGTCCTGTCTGTACTCCTGTCATGCCGACTAGCCGGCTGACCATTAAATTTAATCCTGAAAAAGGACTTAAAGCAGCTGATATGGACCAAGTGAGCAACAAAAGCATAGCCAGTGACAGCGTACTGATTCCTAACTCATCTGCATTAAGCTGCATGGCAAGAGCAGCAATAACGGCAATTTGATGAATGCCGATATAAGTGACAAGCAGGACAAGAGCCATGATAGCCATGGCAAATAATAAAAATGATTGTTCAGCTATTACGATTAGCAGCTCACTAATCTTATTTGCGAAAGTGGTCCCTTGAAGAGCGTGAGCTAATACGCCGGCACTCATAAACAGCATAATTTCATTGTTTAACATCGGGACCGATTGATCACGGTACCCCTTTAATAGTGGATTGAGTTTCCTCCAGCTTTTCGTTAATACTCCCCACATTAGCGGAAGGATCACAGAAATCATGCTCACGATTATGACCATCGACCACTTTGTCACATACTCTATTGCTAAGGACGAACTCATAAGGATCATCACAAATAAGACTAGTTTCAGCAGCTGCCATTTATGTGTTTTATCTAATTGCTTTTGGGGAAATCCTTCTGCAGAAACGGTATGGTTTCTACTCCATAGATAAAATAAAAGATTGCCAATAAGGAGTGAAAGAATAGAGAGCCCCATGCCATAGATAATATAGCGGCCCACTGGCATATTTAAGTAATATAAGATTAGAGAAACAGAAGCAAAGTAGGGAGACCACATTAGTGCTGATGAGAATCCAATTAAATAGCTTTTAGCTGACATTTCTGATGGGAGCTTTAGACTCTCTAAAAACTCACTGACGATTCTTATCGATCCTAAATTTAAGATTGGACTCAAAATAAATAATGAACTTGTAATGCCGAAGAACAGTTTTCTCGGATGATGCAGCAGATTTTGTAAGAACGACTCTACGGATTGGAAATATCCATTCAGTTTGAGCGGCATCGAGAGCATAGGAGAAAGTGTTACTAAGCAAAGAAGAGGCAAAATGAGTAAAACCCCCTCACTCACCCCATGAAACCCAGCTCCTTTACTAAATTCCAACGCTATCCCTGTTCCCATCATGATAAAACCAATTATTCTTGGAAATCCTCGAGAAAAATAGGCACTTGTAATGAAGGCTAGCACAGCTATCACAACGACCACGTACCCTAACCATGTAAGCTCTGCGAAGTATTGTATAAGAAATAAAAAACACATCGATAAAATGAGATAACTACGCAGCAGCTGCCCCTTTCCACTAAACGAAGACATGGCGTTCAATTAAGAGATCGGCGCAGGATTAAATAGTGTTAGATCATTACTAATTCCCCACTGATCAGCCCATGTTTGTTTTCTTCCGCTCGCAACATCGAGGATAAAATGAAATAATTCCCAACCTACTTCTTCAATCGTCGCTTCACCAGTTGCAATGGTACCGGCATTTATATCAATTAAGTCCTTCCATTCTTCCATTAATGAATTTCGGGTGGACACTTTAATCACTGGTGCCATTGAGAGGTTATACGGTGTACCTCTCCCTGTTGCAAACACCTGTAAGTGCATACCAGCAGCCAACTGCAACGTACCGCAGACAAAATCACTCGCTGGAGTGGCTGCAAAAAGCAGTCCTTTTTCCGTTGCTCTTTCCCCAGGGGGGACAACCCCTGAAATGGGACTGGTGCCTGATTTCACAACAGACCCTAACGATTTTTCCACCACATTGGATAGCCCGCCTTTTTTATTACCTGGAGATGGGTTTGCACTGCGGTCTGCCTCGCCTTTTTCTAAATAGGTATCATACCACTTCATCTCTTGAATAAGCGAGCGGCCTACCTCTTCATTTACTGCCCTTTCTGTTAATAAATGAATCGCGTCTCTGACTTCTGTCACTTCAGAAAACATCACAGTTGCACCTGCCCGAACAAGTAAATCTGCTGCATATCCTATTGCCGGATTCGCTGTTACACCCGAGAATGCATCACTTCCACCGCACTGCAAACCTACGACTAACTCTTTCACAGGGATCGTCTCTCTTTGCCTTTCATTTAACTTCGCTAACCTAACTTCAGCCATTTGGCAAATCTCCGTCACCATCGCCTCAAATCCAGGCTGTTGTTGAAGGGATAAAATATTTGATGGCCCGCTTAGTTGTTCAGGCTGAAGCTTCTCACACCCTAACCCCACTACTAACACTTCTCCACCAAAATTAGGATGAACGGCGATATGTTGAATGGTACGAATTGGTATTTTTGCTTCAGGTGCACCAATCGCTACCCCGCAGCCATAGGCGTGATTTAGAGCAACAACATCGTGAACATTTGGGTACTGCGGCAGAATGTCTTTTTTGATTTTCTCTACTGCATAATCTAGGACACCTGTTACACACTGTACGCTTGTCGTAATTCCTAAAATATTTTTGATTCCTGCTGTTCCGTTTGCATTTCGATATCCTTCAAATGTATAACCCTCTAGAGGCGGAAGGGGTTCGTGTTTTCGCGAAGCTATCGACAAATGATCTAAATCAGGCGGTTTAGGCAAGTCTATTAATGACTCCTTGACCCAGCTTCCGGTCGGAATAGAAGATAATGCATAGCCGATAATTTCCCCGTAACGTATAATTGGTTGATTTTGCTCGATGTCAAAAAGAGCCACTTTATGCCCTTGCGGAACAAATTCGATCAACTCTAAACCACAGGTGAAGGCTGTTCCCTTTTTGAGGCCGCCTGAGTTTACAATAATCGCAACGTTATCATTCTCATGTACTTTAATATAAAGCGGGATGTCATTTACTTTTGTATGTACATCCATCCGAACCTCTCCTTTCTTAGTCATAAAGCAGATTGGTTGACTGGCCAGCTGGGCTTTTTACCTGTTCATACTGCATTACTAATAACGGCATACCCTTTTTCCATTAAATAGGAAGAACCGACACCTGAAACACCTTTTGCAATCACTACTTTATAGCCCACAGCCTCATCCTCCTACTCTCGAACAAGGCATGGTCGTTTATTGTCAAACTTCCAACCTGGGATCAAATACTGCATCGCGATTGAATCATCACGCACCCCAAGACCCTCTCTTTTATAAAGCTCATGTGCTTCTTCAATCTGATCAAAATCTACCTCTACCCCTAAACCTGGAGTATTTGGAACATCGACTTTCCCATCTTTAATTTGGAACGGGTTTTTCGTAAGATACTGCCCATCTTGCCAAATCCAATGCGTATCAATTGCCGTGATCTCACCAGGCGCAGCAGCTGACACATGTGTAAACATAGCAAGGGAGATATCAAAGTGATTATTAGAATGAGAGCCCCATGTTAAGCCCCAATCGTGGCACATTTGAGCGACACGTACCGAGCCTTGCATCGTCCAGAAGTGAGGATCTGCTAGTGGAATATCGACTGATTGTAAAGTAATAGAATGCCCCATCTGTCTCCAGTCCGTAGCAATCATATTTGTGGCTGTTTTTAACCCGGTTGCCCGTCTGAATTCTGCCATAACCTCACGGGCGGAATAGCCATTTTCTGCACCACATGGATCTTCTGCATAAGCGAGCACATCATGTTTATCACGACATAGTTCAATCGCTTCAGCTAGAGACCAGGCACCGTTTGGATCAAGTGTAATTCTTGCCTTTGGAAAACGCTCGGCAAGGGCTGTCACTGCTTTCATTTCTTCTTCACCAGATAAAACTCCGCCCTTTAGTTTAAAATCATTAAACCCGTAGCGTTCATGAGCAGCTTCAGCTAAACGAACGATAGCCTCTGGTGTCATCGCTTCTTCGTGACGAAGACGCATCCACTCATCCTCATTATCAAGATTACTTAAGTATGGCAGGTCTGTTTTCGTTCGGTCTCCTATATAAAACAAGTAACCTAGCATTTCAACTTGGTCACGCTGCTTGCCTTCTCCGAGCAATTCGGCTACTGGCACACCTAAATGTTTCCCGAGTAAATCTAGAAATGCAGACTCTAAAGCTGTAATCGCATGTATGGTAATGCGCAAATCAAATGTCTGCAGTCCACGGCCGGCTGAATCACGATCAGCAAATTGATGCCGAATGACGTTTAAAATAGAATTGTAGGTGGCTATCGATTTTCCAACAATTAAAGGTGCCGCATCTTCAATTGTTTTTCGAATGCCTTCTCCTCCAGGAACTTCGCCAACCCCAATATTTCCAGCGCTATCTTTTAATATGACAATATTTCTAGTGAAAAACGGGCTGTGTGCTCCGCTTAAATTTAAGAGCATACTATCATGACCTGCTACAGGAATGACCTTTACCTCACTTACAACCGGAGTAGATGTAGCTTTTTCTTCTTTAACTTGTTCGATATGCATCCTGATCCCACCTTTATAGATTGAATAAATAAATTGATAGACTGATTCAAGCGCGACCACCAGAATGATTTATTCTAGTGGTCACGCTCTTTTATTTAACAAATACAGTTTTAATTGAAGTGAAGAACTCTTTCGCTGCCTGCCCTTGCTCACGAGAGTGCGAGCTTGATTGCTTCATTCCGCCAAACGGAGCTTGCAGCTCAACTCCAGCACTTTCTGAATTCACACGGACAAGTCCCGCTTCCATCTCATCCACAAAGGAAAGCATCTGTTGGATATTTGTTGTAAAGATGGAGGCACTTAACCCAAACTCCACGTCATTTGCCACTTTAATCGCATCTTCTAAGCGATTCACTTGAATAAGGGCAATGACAGGACCGAAAATTTCTTCTTGAGCAATCGTCATATCAGGTGAAACATTTTCAAAAATGGTAGGTTCTACAAAATAACCTTTATCAAATACTCCCCCTTTTAATCTGTTCCCACCAGCAATGAGTGCCGCTCCTTCTTCTTTTCCTTTTTCAATGTAGTGAAGTACCGTATTTAACTGATTTTCACTTGCAGAAGGGCCCATCCACACATTCTCACCAAGACCATCACCTATTGTAATTTCTGCTGTTTTTGCGAGAAGTTTCTCTTTAAATTCTTCATACACGTCAGCTTCCACTATCACTCTGCTTGTTGCGGTACATTTCTGGCCTGTTGACCGGAATGCCCCGCTGATCGTTGCTTCAACAGCTAGATTAAGATCTGCATCTTTTGTTACAATCACAGGGTTTTTACCGCCCATCTCAAGCTGATACTTCGCTCCGCGGGCAAGACAACCTTGGCCTATTCTTTTTCCAACTGAATTTGATCCAGTAAACGTAATCCCAGCCACATCCGGATGATCTGTTAATGCCTGACCGATCACAGAGCCAGAACCTGTAACCAAGTTCACTACACCTTTAGGAAATCCTGCTTCTTCTAAACATTCCACTACTTTTGCACATGTCACAGCTGCCTCTTGAGCCGGCTTTATGACGACTGCATTGCCATAAATTAAGGCTGGGGCCATTTTCCATAATGGGATCGCGACCGGAAAATTCCACGGAGTAATCACACCAACAACACCTAATGGAGCTCTTTTGGTAAACATGAGGGCACTTGGGTCTGTGGAAGGAATGACGTCCCCTTCGCTGCGCAGACCTTCCCCGGCATAATACCTGAGGATTGCCACACCACGAGCGGTTTCTCCTTTCGCTTCCGGTAAGGTTTTGCCCATCTCGCGAGTCATACATTCTGCGATTTCATTTAATCTGTTCTCTAAAATGTCTGCTGCCTTAAATAAGTACGCGCCTCGCTCATTTCCGGAGAGCTTTCTCCAAGCTTGCTGAGCTTGTTTAGCGGCCTTTACTGCATCATTAAGTTCTTCTTTTGTAGACATTTGAATTGCACCCACAACATCATCCGTATTAGCTGGGTTGAGGTTCGTTTTCACTTCTCCGCTTACTGATGCAACCCATTCACCATTTACAAAATTTAAGTACGTTTTATTTTTTGTTTCAACTGTCATGAAATATAATCCTCCTTCTTTTTTAAATAGATTTATAGATTGGAGATTTCTTTTTGTTCTGCAGGGTATTTTTCTAACGCTTTCTTAATGATTTTGCTTAGTGTTTCGTAATGATCGCTTTCTACAGCAATACACGGCGGTCTTACTGAATTCTCTACTGGGAAGCCCTGAATGTTCATTCCAGCCTTAATCAATGAAACAGCATATCCTTTTCTCGCTTTTCTAATTGAATTAATCGGCAGTAACACATTTACATAAATATCATTGACGACATCCTCGTTGCCTTCTTTAAGTGCTTCAAAGAAAAGGCGTGAAATATGCGGCATGTAATTTGACATCGCTGATGAGTAAGAATTAAAACCGATTTTTGCATAAGCCGGCATTGTAATCTCAGCAAACGGCATTCCATTTAACCATTCCAATCGATCACCAATTGTTTGAACGAGCTCTAAATTCAACTCCATATTACCCAGACCGTCTTTTAACCCTACAATTTGAGGGAATTCATTAACTAAACGTTGGAGTGTGTCAAGATTAACAATTGCATTGTCACGGTTATAAAGAATCGCGTCTAGCTCACTCTCTTTGACAATGGCTTTGTAGTACTGATACAATCCTTCTTGCTCCCCGTCAATTAGGTATGGAGGTAAAATTAAATATCCATCTGCCCCAAGATCCTCAGACAGCTTAACTAATTCAATAGCATCGGTGATGTTGCCGCCAACACCTGTGTATACAGGAACTCTGCCAGCAGTCGTTTCAACCGCAACCGCAACCATTTTCTGATATTCTGCTCGACTGATCGCATGAAATTCACCAGAACCGCAAGCAATAAATATAGAGCTGAGTCCTTCATTTATTAGAAAATCGATATTCACTGCCAGTGCTTTCTCGTCAATTGTACCTTTTTCATTGAAAGGTGCTGTTGGGAAACCAAGAATACCTGTTGGGAATTTTTTTCTAGAATTCATCTCTTCATCTCCTATTGTTTGTTTTATGATTTAATTGTCTTACAAATAACTCTAAAAATTTTTTGTTCTTATACTAGCTATAATTAATCTGTTTATTCTTCTGCATACAGCTCCTCATAATAGGCTTCTGCTTCCTGCATGTAGCTTGCAGCCTCTTCTGGACTCATATAAGTTGGTGCTACTAAATACTTTTCAGCTTCTGCGCGGTACTCATCATTTGCAACAACTGTTTCTACAGCGTTTGTAAATGTCTCAACTACTCCGTCTGGTGTATCAGTTGGAAATCCGAAAAAGAAGAATTTCTCGAAGCTGCTATTAACACCTTGCTCTATAAAAGTAGGTACATCAGGCATTAAGTCAGATCTTTCAGCTGCCATTATTCCAAGCGTTCTCATATCACCCGACTCAACATACTCTTGCACTAAACCTAACGACGTTGGAACGATATCAATATGCCCTCCGAGTAGTGCAGCAACTTTATCAGCAGCGCCGCCCACATCAACGATATTCAGCTCGATATCTTGATCTTGCTCAAGTGCTAACAGCTGCAAGTGAGTAAAACCGCCAACTTCAGTTGCAATCGATACTTCATTTGGGTTTTCACGAGCATACTCTACTAAGTCTTGCAAGTCTTCAAATTGAGAATCACTGTTGACCATGAACGTATTTCCTTCATCTAAGATTGGGATGCCAGCTAGTTTAAAATCATCAAAACTAAAGTCAACCAAGCCCAGGATCTTGTTTAGAAGCAGAGAATTGTGGAAAAACAGAACGGTTTGTCCATCTGCAGCAGAATCTAGCACTTCACGAGCTCCAACTGTTCCACCTGCTCCTGTTACATTTGAAATGACAACTGGCTGCCCAAGTTCTTGCTCTAAGTATTTAGCGAATGTTCTAGCGTTAATGTCTGTGTCGCCGCCAGCACCGGCAGGAACGACAACGGTGATTAGACCTGCTGGATAGTTAGACGCAGCGGCTTCCGAACTACTTCCTTGCTCTCCGTTTCCTGATGATTCACTTGCCTCACCAGATCCACCCTCACTAGAACAGCCTACAATCGCAGCACCTAGAAATAAAACAGCGAACATAAATACAAGCTTTTTCATATAACCTATCATCATACAACCTCCCCAATTGTTTTTATCTATCTTAATAGAGTTTCTCTATTAAAATCTTAATTAGATTCCTGTGTTAATTCCGCCAGCCTCATCTAGTTTTTTCTTTTTGTACGTATCTCTTAACTTAAATACAATGGATAAAACAGCGAGGATCAGAAAGACTGCTGCAATCGGCTGAGTAAGAAATGGAATAAAATCTCCTTGAGAATACATCAAGCCACGACGCAAATTCGTTTCAACAAGCGGTCCAAGGATAAATCCAAGAATGATCGGTGCAATCGGAAATTTATATTTAATGAGTAAATAACCAAGGATCCCAAAGAATAACAATGCCGCAGCATCGAACATTCTGTTGTTTACGCC carries:
- a CDS encoding GH1 family beta-glucosidase, which produces MTIIQFPKDMKWGVATASYQIEGAANEGGRGTSIWDTFSKTPGKVVNGDNGDVACGSYHKYEEDIEIMDDLGVDFYRFSVAWPRIFPEGTGEVNQEGLDYYHNLVDRLLEKGIEPMCTLYHWDLPQALQDQGGWDNRETIEAFLQYAELMFKEFEGKIKHWITFNEPWCVSFLSNYVGAHAPGNNDLQLAMNVAHHLLVAHGKTVIRFRELGIKGQIGYAPNVEWNEPYSNKEEDIDACKRVNGYFMDWFFDPVFKGTYPDFMVKWFEEKGAVLQIEEGDMEIISQPIDFLGINYYSGGVGRYKENEGLFDHEKVDAGYLKTDIGWNIYPEGFYKVLTHINENYGNVPIYITENGACINDGVENGEVKDDRRTDYLKQHLVALQRSIESGVNIKGYLTWSLLDNFEWAEGYTMRFGIVHVNYRTLERTKKDSFYWYKQTVANNFFEV
- a CDS encoding AIM24 family protein codes for the protein MSEYSIQEFIQKTMNKEKQYDTFGLETDRILRVELDDLIWSKMGSMIAYEGDIRFEREGMLEHGANRMFKKAFTNEGNELMKAKGNGILYLSDQGKKITILDLLGDKITVNGDDVLAFEPSVDWDIHMMRKVAGMMSGGLFNIGLEGRGKVAITTHYEPLTLLVEPGKPVFTDPSATVAWSGHLEPKFKTDMNYRTFLGRGSGESIQMAFEGNGFVIVQPYFEGAK
- the garD gene encoding galactarate dehydratase, which produces MDVHTKVNDIPLYIKVHENDNVAIIVNSGGLKKGTAFTCGLELIEFVPQGHKVALFDIEQNQPIIRYGEIIGYALSSIPTGSWVKESLIDLPKPPDLDHLSIASRKHEPLPPLEGYTFEGYRNANGTAGIKNILGITTSVQCVTGVLDYAVEKIKKDILPQYPNVHDVVALNHAYGCGVAIGAPEAKIPIRTIQHIAVHPNFGGEVLVVGLGCEKLQPEQLSGPSNILSLQQQPGFEAMVTEICQMAEVRLAKLNERQRETIPVKELVVGLQCGGSDAFSGVTANPAIGYAADLLVRAGATVMFSEVTEVRDAIHLLTERAVNEEVGRSLIQEMKWYDTYLEKGEADRSANPSPGNKKGGLSNVVEKSLGSVVKSGTSPISGVVPPGERATEKGLLFAATPASDFVCGTLQLAAGMHLQVFATGRGTPYNLSMAPVIKVSTRNSLMEEWKDLIDINAGTIATGEATIEEVGWELFHFILDVASGRKQTWADQWGISNDLTLFNPAPIS
- the gudD gene encoding glucarate dehydratase, coding for MHIEQVKEEKATSTPVVSEVKVIPVAGHDSMLLNLSGAHSPFFTRNIVILKDSAGNIGVGEVPGGEGIRKTIEDAAPLIVGKSIATYNSILNVIRHQFADRDSAGRGLQTFDLRITIHAITALESAFLDLLGKHLGVPVAELLGEGKQRDQVEMLGYLFYIGDRTKTDLPYLSNLDNEDEWMRLRHEEAMTPEAIVRLAEAAHERYGFNDFKLKGGVLSGEEEMKAVTALAERFPKARITLDPNGAWSLAEAIELCRDKHDVLAYAEDPCGAENGYSAREVMAEFRRATGLKTATNMIATDWRQMGHSITLQSVDIPLADPHFWTMQGSVRVAQMCHDWGLTWGSHSNNHFDISLAMFTHVSAAAPGEITAIDTHWIWQDGQYLTKNPFQIKDGKVDVPNTPGLGVEVDFDQIEEAHELYKREGLGVRDDSIAMQYLIPGWKFDNKRPCLVRE
- the gucD gene encoding alpha-ketoglutaric semialdehyde dehydrogenase GucD, producing the protein MTVETKNKTYLNFVNGEWVASVSGEVKTNLNPANTDDVVGAIQMSTKEELNDAVKAAKQAQQAWRKLSGNERGAYLFKAADILENRLNEIAECMTREMGKTLPEAKGETARGVAILRYYAGEGLRSEGDVIPSTDPSALMFTKRAPLGVVGVITPWNFPVAIPLWKMAPALIYGNAVVIKPAQEAAVTCAKVVECLEEAGFPKGVVNLVTGSGSVIGQALTDHPDVAGITFTGSNSVGKRIGQGCLARGAKYQLEMGGKNPVIVTKDADLNLAVEATISGAFRSTGQKCTATSRVIVEADVYEEFKEKLLAKTAEITIGDGLGENVWMGPSASENQLNTVLHYIEKGKEEGAALIAGGNRLKGGVFDKGYFVEPTIFENVSPDMTIAQEEIFGPVIALIQVNRLEDAIKVANDVEFGLSASIFTTNIQQMLSFVDEMEAGLVRVNSESAGVELQAPFGGMKQSSSHSREQGQAAKEFFTSIKTVFVK
- the kdgD gene encoding 5-dehydro-4-deoxyglucarate dehydratase, whose protein sequence is MNSRKKFPTGILGFPTAPFNEKGTIDEKALAVNIDFLINEGLSSIFIACGSGEFHAISRAEYQKMVAVAVETTAGRVPVYTGVGGNITDAIELVKLSEDLGADGYLILPPYLIDGEQEGLYQYYKAIVKESELDAILYNRDNAIVNLDTLQRLVNEFPQIVGLKDGLGNMELNLELVQTIGDRLEWLNGMPFAEITMPAYAKIGFNSYSSAMSNYMPHISRLFFEALKEGNEDVVNDIYVNVLLPINSIRKARKGYAVSLIKAGMNIQGFPVENSVRPPCIAVESDHYETLSKIIKKALEKYPAEQKEISNL
- a CDS encoding tripartite tricarboxylate transporter substrate binding protein; protein product: MMIGYMKKLVFMFAVLFLGAAIVGCSSEGGSGEASESSGNGEQGSSSEAAASNYPAGLITVVVPAGAGGDTDINARTFAKYLEQELGQPVVISNVTGAGGTVGAREVLDSAADGQTVLFFHNSLLLNKILGLVDFSFDDFKLAGIPILDEGNTFMVNSDSQFEDLQDLVEYARENPNEVSIATEVGGFTHLQLLALEQDQDIELNIVDVGGAADKVAALLGGHIDIVPTSLGLVQEYVESGDMRTLGIMAAERSDLMPDVPTFIEQGVNSSFEKFFFFGFPTDTPDGVVETFTNAVETVVANDEYRAEAEKYLVAPTYMSPEEAASYMQEAEAYYEELYAEE